The following coding sequences are from one Nicotiana tomentosiformis chromosome 3, ASM39032v3, whole genome shotgun sequence window:
- the LOC104093519 gene encoding glucan endo-1,3-beta-glucosidase 8-like, with protein sequence MGKLLVLVTLLVFLGHNVEGLGVNWGDISSHKLPPKDVVKMLQENGIKKVKLFNNDETTLNALAGTGIEVMIGISNQLLKDLVNPDVATKWVKENVTRFDPKSPKGVNITLIGVGNEPFLRDYKDTLTNVTGPALENIQNALNDAGLGDTTKATVPLNADVYLSPSWNPVPSAGFFRADIVDPLNYILKVLDKNKAPFMVNIYPFLSLFYGNGAFPFDYAFFDGVTNPLKDKDGIEYTNCFDANLDTCAAALAGAGYPNMTIMVGEMGWPTDGNPYANVTLADKFYKGFVSYLAKGKGSPRRPGYLEAYLFALFDEDRKSTLPGNFETHWGIYYDDGTPKFPLDLSGKNKTSLVPVPNVEKLPKKWCVVKPDVKNFTGLMSYACDRADCTPLTNGSSCQNLSDADKASYALNAYFQNQEQKDGSCDFEGKATVTTKDPSQGACNFTVGFKSRTPLAPSPSPLPSSDHSSSSDAKAPSSSSASPKPLAFASSMGVVFLLSLFFM encoded by the exons atgGGAAAGCTTTTGGTCCTAGTAACATTGTTGGTGTTTTTGGGGCACAATGTGGAAGGACTCGGGGTGAACTGGGGTGACATCTCCTCCCACAAGTTGCCTCCTAAGGATGTGGTCAAAATGTTGCAAGAAAATGGCATTAAGAAGGTGAAGCTTTTCAATAACGATGAGACCACCTTGAATGCCTTGGCAGGAACTGGCATTGAGGTCATGATTGGCATCTCCAATCAACTCCTCAAGGATTTGGTCAATCCTGATGTAGCCACGAAATGGGTCAAAGAAAACGTCACTCGTTTCGATCCAAAGTCTCCTAAAGGTGTTAATATCAC GCTTATAGGTGTTGGTAATGAGCCATTCTTAAGAGATTACAAGGACACATTGACAAATGTAACAGGGCCAGCATTGGAGAACATCCAAAATGCACTGAATGACGCTGGACTTGGTGACACCACCAAGGCAACTGTACCTCTAAATGCTGATGTTTACTTGTCACCAAGCTGGAATCCTGTCCCTTCTGCTGGCTTTTTCCGCGCTGACATCGTTGATCCACTCAACTACATTCTTAAAGTCTTGGACAAGAACAAAGCTCCTTTCATGGTCAACATTTATCCTTTCCTTAGTCTTTTCTATGGAAATGGTGCCTTCCCCTTCGACTATGCCTTCTTTGATGGTgtcaccaatcctctcaaggacAAAGATGGCATCGAGTACACCAATTGCTTTGATGCCAATCTTGACACTTGTGCAGCTGCTCTTGCTGGTGCAGGATATCCCAACATGACCATTATGGTAGGAGAAATGGGATGGCCTACAGATGGCAACCCTTATGCCAATGTTACATTGGCCGACAAGTTTTACAAAGGATTTGTATCATATCTCGCAAAAGGAAAAGGCAGCCCCCGTCGCCCTGGCTACCTCGAGGCTTACCTATTTGCCTTATTTGATGAGGATAGGAAGAGCACGCTCCCTGGAAACTTTGAGACACACTGGGGGATCTACTACGACGATGGCACACCAAAATTCCCTCTTGATCTGTCCGGCAAGAACAAGACTAGTCTCGTGCCTGTGCCAAACGTTGAGAAACTCCCCAAGAAATGGTGTGTGGTAAAGCCAGATGTTAAGAACTTTACAGGCCTTATGTCATATGCTTGTGACCGTGCAGATTGTACACCTCTTACTAATGGATCATCTTGCCAAAACCTTAGCGACGCTGACAAGGCATCATATGCACTGAATGCCTATTTCCAAAACCAGGAACAGAAAGATGGGAGCTGTGATTTTGAAGGCAAGGCAACAGTGACCACAAAGGATCCATCTCAAGGGGCTTGCAACTTCACCGTTGGCTTCAAGTCACGTACTCCTCTTGCTCCTTCTCCTTCACCTTTGCCTTCTTCCGATCACTCATCGTCTTCAGATGCTAAGGCTCCTTCCTCATCATCTGCTTCTCCAAAACCTTTGGCCTTTGCTTCTTCTATGGGAGTCGTTTTTCTTCTTTCACTATTTTTCATGTAG